In Glycine max cultivar Williams 82 chromosome 15, Glycine_max_v4.0, whole genome shotgun sequence, the DNA window TTTGAAGCGgcgtttcattttattttctccgCATTCTCAAGAGCCTCGAAATAATTTCCCCATATTTTTCATTctgctactttttttttatctattgaacTTTCTGCAACTAGTCTCggagaagtaaaaaaaattgattttggggGTTATTTCTTTGGCTAATGTCTGATTAtgagaatttgaattatttattttggagGGATTAGGTAGTAAAAAAACAATTCGATGCATGATGTTTGTAAAAGTGAAAAGTTTATTTCTAATATACACGATGATAACTTGTTATTTGTCTTCTTTATGAATTAATGAGAAAATGTCCAACATTCAGCGTGGAAAGTTGACTTATTATTAAAGGAAGGATAGAATCAATTGTGTTTCTCAATGTTCTTAAGAAACGATTTTCAATAATTCACTTTTagtgaaatgaaaaataagtgtTGGTTAGAAAAATGGtatttttagaagaaataaataaataaatgaaacagTGTATCAATAAAAAGGAGAGGTGTAAATACGAATACCCACAATTTATTAGGCTGGATTGAGTCATGTTATTGGGTTAGATCGAATCATATTAGTGAGCCTTTATTGCACTGAATAGAACCATTGTTTAGTGCACTTTTGCTACTAGCACCTCATACATTTGGGAATGTGAGATTGGACTTTCCATTGACACACCCATTTCATGCACCTTCATTATACTTCATATGAATAGGATGCAACGTAGTATCAGTAAAGCCAAACAAGGCACAAGGAGGCATAAAGCGTGACTCAGAATGAGGATGGTTTTAATTCGGCCTCTGTTAGTCAATGCCAAATATTAAACCCTTTTTGACTCTTTTTTACTTTGTGTCACGACATCGGCCCCACTCCTGGGTTCTCTAAAATTCCTAACATCACCATTTGCAACACCCAGCGTAACTTTTGTGTATTACgcgtcaaaattaaaaatagtaaggtattaaaaatatgttttagaacTTCTTGCACCATGatgattttggtttttgtaccttttataattagtgaaaattatttatttttatagaaattatgaTACTAGGTGAGAGATGAAATTTTGTCAATGATAAAAGAATAAGGgccataattattatttttaaaaatacagaaACTAGGATATAAGAccaattttggtaaaaaaaaaccaaagaatTGAAAACACATTTcacctaaatttaaaatatataaaaattataatatatggtAATAATTTGTAGAAAATTGACGTTATGACTTTTATGGTGTTCAAATGAAATAAAGTGTATCTTGGTCCAATATTTCCCATTTAAATTGTTGAATGTGAAAGAGTATTGATAGTTGCGAGGGCCATTTTTCATGGTGGTAATTTGCAAAAGGTTAAAAGTGTTGGGTGTGTGAGAGTATTGAGTGtgagaaaacaaagaaagagaatatatgagggatattttaatatttaattctttcttttatattagaaatatttaatttaaggcatatatatatatatatatatatatatatatatatatatatatatatcaaatgaaaatttttttattgtgagaaatgatcaatatttaaatttaaatagtgaatattaaaaaaaacacttgaattttaagttgtatatatatttatattgtctAAATTTATAATTCACAGTTATCACAataatcatataaacaaaaagtTATCAGAATAATTAAttgttccactttttttttaaagacactAATTGTTTCACTTGATACACATGCATCACACTATATTGCTCCCATTATATACACACACAGTAATTTTTaccctttttaaaaaatttaaattatgattttgttttcaaattttttatgaattaactGAAttgtattgttttaaattcttcCCTCTTCAGAATTCATTAATCAAGGATAGTAAATTTCAAAATCTACCAAATTACATTAAATTTCTGATTTCAGAACCTTTTAAATCTTTTCATCTTCTAAAATTTTCCTAAATTCTCATTTTTagcaaacaaataatatttgagATTTTATATAGAGAATAAATGACAGGACGAtatatttataacaataataaaattataaaattaaatttaaattaaaagttattaaatttccaaaattaataattaatcataacatagagatccaaattttaattagagaaatactAGCAATACTCTTTTAGATCTTCTCTTTCTATGATTCTGTACGTGattagttaatatttattaaaaatgattgtttttttgaattttatctctcatttaatgattttttttctctgatttatattaaatgagaagtaaaacttataaaaattaattatttttaataaattttaatcaattataaaaagaatatttgagAGGGTGTGTCAAGTAGAATTTCACTAGCATTCTTTTTGTATgtaaactttttattattattattatttgaaataacaTGTTATCCCGTAacttcataaatataatttttcaaaagtaaagaagtgaaaaaaaaatacggaATTGGTATTTTGAGGATAAAGAAATACTATATGACTTAAGTTGTtgttgaaaagaagaaaaaaatgattattcctCGTACTAgaatgatttctttttcttttttggaaaataaatatcattaagATCTTCAGTGGAAAAATTGGATTTTCTTGAATACCAAAACCATCATCCCTTTGACTAATTAGTCATATACcatataatgaaataaattattctagaattatttttaaagacattaGCAAATCTAATTTGATTGTAGTATAATTGTTTTCCCTTGTTTGACAGTCTGTATCAATCATTAAAACACCATGTGTAGCATAAGAAAGTTGAATATAATCAATATATACTAAGGCTTTGGTCAGTTTGAATCTTTTCAATTCTTTCAGCAAAATTTTCtctacaataaaaattaaaaatgcagGTGAACATATTTTTCTCTCCATccatatctatttcttttgaatgTCCTCTTTATACCAAACAATGAAtgatgtataataataataataataataataataataataataataataataataataataaacaatgaattgtgtataattaaataaacattttctcTTTCCTTGCCTTGCTGAATGGTATACCAAAAACATAGACCCAGACAACGAGaggaattttattaaattaatattttaaattgactTGAAATGCTTATGTACTTATTGCttagaaattttgttttaaaattaaggtaaattttatttgaagataTTAAATATAGTTGAAacacatatttaaattatttttaatagctGATCTTAAAGTAAAATtcttaataataagaaaaataaattctggaaatttgtcttaatgcaaattttcatcaagcataatttaatatatattttaaaacaattataataagtaaaaaaatatttatgttattattttaaaacaattattaaaaaattaaaaaattttaatatacataataatttacaattgactgtataattttttatacaacttattattatttacttttaagaagaattttttttttccaattttgcaTGTTACAttgtttttctaataaataGATGACTACGAGTATAGTGTAGTGTAGTGTAGCACACAAGAGGTGCATAGCGCGTAGGGAGCGAGAGATAGGAGAAGAATCTAAGGTCCCTaagaaacatttaaattttatttgtttctttagcaaaacaaagttaaataaaaaaaggtgtgATCGATCTTTTGCATTGAcacactcatcttcttcttcttctttttggttttctcTCTCACAGTGAGTCAGCAGCAATGGACTCCATTTCCCCAAGAGCTCAAGAGAATAATAACACTACGGCGAAGGCCATGATGACGAGATCCGAACCAGCGAACCCATACCCGACAACGTTCGTCCAAGCTGACACATCCTCCTTCAAGCAAGTAGTCCAAATGCTAACCGGCTCCTCGGAGACAGCGAAACAAGCAGCCGCCGGCGGCTCCTCGAAACCTTCGAACTCGATCCCACCCATGAAATCCATACCCAACAAAAAGCATTTTTCTAAGCTCTACGAGCGCAGAGCAAACTCCCTGAACCTCAAGAACATCAACCCCCTCACCTCGTTTTTCTCGAACCACAACACTAATTCCCCCCGAAAACCCGACATCCTCTCCCCCAGCATCCTCGACTTCCCCGCACTCGTTCTCAGCCCCGTCACGCCTCTCATTCCCGACCCTTTCGACCGATCCAACGCCGCCATCGATTCCGAAGCTGAAGACAAAGCCATCAAAGAGAAAGGTTTCTTCTTTCACCCTTCTCCCAGAGACAAATCTCAACCCCGCTTGCTCCCTCTCTTCCCCACAACTTCTCCCAGAGCCTCCTCCAATGCTCCTTCTTCCGCTCCTCCTTCTTAATTTTGTGTAAGAttcttaatttatgttttaattatttactgcCATTCATGCCGATTAGAGGGCTCAGTGTTTCTCAAATTTGTAATGGCTGATAATCAAGAGAATGgaataatcttaattaattgCTTCAATTGTATGTACTGTACAAATCATTATGCTGTCTTTCACTAATCTGCTCCGTTTCGAGTTCGTTTCATTTGTGCCAGGAAATTAAAAACTTGTATTCcaaaatgttaattttgattaacttaaattcatttgaattattattactaGTTGAGGTAACCAGCGATTGTAGTGGGATGTATGCATGATGTATCTACTTTCTAGCTTCCTTATCCTTttgctgtatttttttttttccacagtCAACTCGTTCAATTATTGTTGCCGCAGTTAAATTTTAATGGCTTTTAAAGCCGAGTAAAActgtttttaatcaaattaatttttaattattgaatgaaaTTGAAATGCGCGTTTAAGTTCATTTTAGATAAACCCACTTGGGTCCACTTAGTGGTGGAGTGTTTTGGTAGTATTAGTTTAT includes these proteins:
- the LOC100305738 gene encoding VQ motif-containing protein 4-like produces the protein MDSISPRAQENNNTTAKAMMTRSEPANPYPTTFVQADTSSFKQVVQMLTGSSETAKQAAAGGSSKPSNSIPPMKSIPNKKHFSKLYERRANSLNLKNINPLTSFFSNHNTNSPRKPDILSPSILDFPALVLSPVTPLIPDPFDRSNAAIDSEAEDKAIKEKGFFFHPSPRDKSQPRLLPLFPTTSPRASSNAPSSAPPS